The following proteins come from a genomic window of Salvia hispanica cultivar TCC Black 2014 chromosome 4, UniMelb_Shisp_WGS_1.0, whole genome shotgun sequence:
- the LOC125217729 gene encoding protein RGF1 INDUCIBLE TRANSCRIPTION FACTOR 1-like has protein sequence MLDAAPQWLLALLSEKFFNCCVIHHHAKKNEKNIFCLDCSLGICPHCLPLHPSHRLLQIRRYVYHEVIRIADADKLIDCAHIQTYTNNGAKVVFLKQRPLNRPPRASGSICVGCDRNLPESALFCSISCKLDHMVETGGKLSIHLPNSEFVVLPLDDGQMTPESVLSMRTESGSSSGGLAECMHLDSTATTEAVRGKRSVRTRFGPGCGPASEYIMNRRKGTPHRSPLH, from the exons ATG TTGGATGCTGCGCCCCAATGGCTCCTCGCTCTCTTGTCCGAGAAGTTCTTCAATTGCTGCGTAATTCACCACCATGCCAAGAAGAACGAGAAGAACATCTTCTGCTTGGATTGCTCCCTCGGAATTTGCCCTCATTGTCTACCGCTTCATCCCTCCCACCGCCTCTTGCag ATAAGAAGGTATGTGTACCATGAAGTTATAAGGATCGCCGACGCCGATAAGCTCATCGATTGCGCTCACATTCAA aCATACACCAACAATGGCGCCAAAGTAGTTTTCCTGAAACAGAGGCCGCTGAATCGGCCGCCGCGAGCCTCCGGCAGCATCTGCGTCGGCTGCGACAGAAACCTGCCGGAATCAGCTCTATTCTGCTCCATCTCTTGCAAG CTGGATCATATGGTCGAAACCGGTGGCAAACTGTCCATACATTTACCAAACTCTGAGTTTGTGGTTTTGCCTTTGGACGATGGTCAAATGACGCCTGAGTCGGTTCTGTCGATGCGGACCGAGTCTGGTTCCAGCAGCGGCGGCTTGGCGGAGTGTATGCATCTGGACTCCACGGCTACCACGGAGGCCGTAAGAGGGAAACGGAGTGTCCGAACCAGGTTCGGACCGGGTTGTGGACCGGCTTCTGAGTACATAATGAACCGGAGGAAGGGTACGCCTCACCGCTCTCCGCTGCATTGA
- the LOC125222660 gene encoding vesicle-associated protein 1-3-like isoform X2, whose translation MTMGELLRIQPSELKFPFEVRKQSSCALQLANRTDQYVAFKVKTTNPKRYSVRPNVGVVLPYSVCNITVTMQAHKEAPPDMQCRDKFLVQSVIVPNGTTTKDINQEMFNREGEKFVDEFRLRVIFIPANPPSPVPEEDEEVSSPGTSSTEDEIKNSSLSEPERSTALKLKDEKASVNIQNDKLLGELESVRKQTGQGRFGSIFILLVGLILGILVGYFLRIQVPTLQ comes from the exons ATGACAATGGGAGAGCTTCTCCGTATTCAGCCTTCAGAGCTAAAATTCCCAT TTGAAGTGAGGAAGCAGAGTTCATGTGCTCTGCAGTTGGCTAATAGGACAGATCAGTATGTGGCGTTTAAG GTTAAGACAACCAATCCGAAAAGGTATTCCGTTCGGCCGAATGTTGGTGTTGTTTTGCCCTATTCTGTGTGCAATATCACAG ttaCTATGCAAGCACATAAGGAGGCTCCCCCTGATATGCAATGTAGGGATAAGTTTCTAGTTCAGAGCGTTATTGTTCCGAATGGCACAACAACTAAGGATATAAACCAGGAAATG TTCAACAGGGAGGGTGAAAAGTTTGTCGATGAGTTCAGATTAAGGGTCATTTTCATTCCTGCAAACCCTCCCTCCCCAGtacccgaagaagatgaagaagtgAGTTCACCTGGAACATCTTCAACTGaggatgaaataaaaaattcctCACTGTCTGAACCT GAACGGTCTACTGCCTTAAAGTTGAAAGACGAGAAAGCTTCTGttaatatacaaaatgatAAGCTCCTCGGCGAATTG GAATCCGTGAGGAAACAAACTGGACAAGGGAGATTTGGATCCATTTTCATACTTTTAGTTGGGCTTATTCTCGGAATATTGGTGGGATACTTTCTCAGGATACAAGTGCCTACACTGCAGTAA
- the LOC125222660 gene encoding vesicle-associated protein 1-3-like isoform X1 codes for MTMGELLRIQPSELKFPFEVRKQSSCALQLANRTDQYVAFKVKTTNPKRYSVRPNVGVVLPYSVCNITGEKHYDQSKHSLILLSLIVFFFCGFMFLVTMQAHKEAPPDMQCRDKFLVQSVIVPNGTTTKDINQEMFNREGEKFVDEFRLRVIFIPANPPSPVPEEDEEVSSPGTSSTEDEIKNSSLSEPERSTALKLKDEKASVNIQNDKLLGELESVRKQTGQGRFGSIFILLVGLILGILVGYFLRIQVPTLQ; via the exons ATGACAATGGGAGAGCTTCTCCGTATTCAGCCTTCAGAGCTAAAATTCCCAT TTGAAGTGAGGAAGCAGAGTTCATGTGCTCTGCAGTTGGCTAATAGGACAGATCAGTATGTGGCGTTTAAG GTTAAGACAACCAATCCGAAAAGGTATTCCGTTCGGCCGAATGTTGGTGTTGTTTTGCCCTATTCTGTGTGCAATATCACAGGTGAAAAGCACTATGATCAATCTAAacattctcttattttattgtctttaattgttttcttcttttgtggttttatgtttttagttaCTATGCAAGCACATAAGGAGGCTCCCCCTGATATGCAATGTAGGGATAAGTTTCTAGTTCAGAGCGTTATTGTTCCGAATGGCACAACAACTAAGGATATAAACCAGGAAATG TTCAACAGGGAGGGTGAAAAGTTTGTCGATGAGTTCAGATTAAGGGTCATTTTCATTCCTGCAAACCCTCCCTCCCCAGtacccgaagaagatgaagaagtgAGTTCACCTGGAACATCTTCAACTGaggatgaaataaaaaattcctCACTGTCTGAACCT GAACGGTCTACTGCCTTAAAGTTGAAAGACGAGAAAGCTTCTGttaatatacaaaatgatAAGCTCCTCGGCGAATTG GAATCCGTGAGGAAACAAACTGGACAAGGGAGATTTGGATCCATTTTCATACTTTTAGTTGGGCTTATTCTCGGAATATTGGTGGGATACTTTCTCAGGATACAAGTGCCTACACTGCAGTAA
- the LOC125222662 gene encoding putative lipid-binding protein At4g00165 translates to MAGGLKLKPVAAAIIILNILFSNCVSFGCATCPPTPKPAPLPPSPTPAKCPRDTLKFGVCGDWLGLLHEVIGTEPSRECCAVLEGIADLEAALCLCTAIKGNVLGLLKFKVPVAISLVLNSCGKKVPEGFSC, encoded by the coding sequence ATGGCAGGAGGTCTGAAACTGAAACCAGTTGCTGCTGCTATCATCATACTCAACATACTATTTTCCAACTGTGTTTCATTCGGTTGCGCGACATGCCCTCCGACCCCAAAACCAGCTCCGCTGCCGCCCTCCCCAACGCCAGCTAAGTGCCCGAGAGACACCCTTAAGTTTGGTGTCTGTGGGGACTGGCTGGGGCTTCTCCACGAGGTTATTGGGACGGAGCCTAGCAGAGAGTGCTGCGCAGTCTTGGAGGGCATCGCTGATCTCGAAGCAGCATTGTGTCTGTGCACTGCAATCAAGGGGAATGTGTTAGGCCTTCTGAAATTTAAAGTGCCAGTTGCCATAAGTCTGGTGCTCAACTCCTGTGGGAAGAAGGTGCCAGAAGGCTTTTCCTgctga
- the LOC125222659 gene encoding spindle and kinetochore-associated protein 1 homolog isoform X1, whose translation MDVKEAGASLDALISSFNSRIAELQQLVIARNMYPAGSITDLSAIDAALNGMELQVLNIKNRLREETRAIPKAKKLIVAALQQQKKLETISACVPSCIPERITNFNQDDNKWAQKEEHVQDLKFESLKLEERTAPKEKKGRASAPMWYITAEELNSVPPYMKQRLTLDKMNAAIGDMANYAEANAHLITAPRKKLADNNLDKALKLREISTADSVKGKYFFLESDIKGPSLKLDNTGRALLTVLRHLGRITETRIGHDRVIILLRP comes from the exons ATGGATGTGAAAGAAGCTGGAGCGTCTCTGGATGCGCTGATTTCCTCCTTCAATTCCCGAATAGCCGAGCTCCAGCAGCTAGTTATTGCTCGCAACA TGTACCCTGCTGGCAGCATCACCGATTTGTCTGCCATTGATGCAGCGTTAAACGGCATGGAGCTCCAGGTTCTAAATATCAAGAATCGCTTACGCGAAGAGACTCGAGCCATCCCTAAAGCCAAG AAGTTAATAGTGGCAGCACTGCAGCAACAAAAGAAATTGGAGACCATATCTGCTTGTGTTCCATCATGCATCCCTGAAAGAATTACTAACTTCAATCAGGATGATAATAAATG GGCACAAAAGGAAGAGCATGTGCAAGATCTTAAATTTGAGTCTTTGAAGCTTGAGGAGCGTACTGCACCTAAA GAGAAGAAAGGTCGAGCTTCCGCTCCAATGTGGTATATTACTGCCGAAGAACTGAATTCAGTGCCACC GTACATGAAGCAAAGGCTCACTTTGGATAAAATGAATGCTGCAATTGGTGATATGGCAAACTATGCTGAAGCAAATGCACACCTTATCACAGCACCGAGGAAAAAG CTGGCAGATAACAACTTGGACAAGGCTCtg AAACTAAGAGAGATTTCAACAGCAGATTcagtaaaaggaaaatattttttcctaGAGTCAGATATAAAAGGGCCTTCTCTAAAACTTGATAACACAGGAAGAGCACTGTTGACG GTGCTTAGGCATCTCGGGCGGATAACCGAGACTCGAATTGGTCATGACCGTGTCATCATCCTGTTGAGGCCTTGA
- the LOC125222659 gene encoding spindle and kinetochore-associated protein 1 homolog isoform X2: protein MDVKEAGASLDALISSFNSRIAELQQLVIARNTLNGMELQVLNIKNRLREETRAIPKAKKLIVAALQQQKKLETISACVPSCIPERITNFNQDDNKWAQKEEHVQDLKFESLKLEERTAPKEKKGRASAPMWYITAEELNSVPPYMKQRLTLDKMNAAIGDMANYAEANAHLITAPRKKLADNNLDKALKLREISTADSVKGKYFFLESDIKGPSLKLDNTGRALLTVLRHLGRITETRIGHDRVIILLRP, encoded by the exons ATGGATGTGAAAGAAGCTGGAGCGTCTCTGGATGCGCTGATTTCCTCCTTCAATTCCCGAATAGCCGAGCTCCAGCAGCTAGTTATTGCTCGCAACA CGTTAAACGGCATGGAGCTCCAGGTTCTAAATATCAAGAATCGCTTACGCGAAGAGACTCGAGCCATCCCTAAAGCCAAG AAGTTAATAGTGGCAGCACTGCAGCAACAAAAGAAATTGGAGACCATATCTGCTTGTGTTCCATCATGCATCCCTGAAAGAATTACTAACTTCAATCAGGATGATAATAAATG GGCACAAAAGGAAGAGCATGTGCAAGATCTTAAATTTGAGTCTTTGAAGCTTGAGGAGCGTACTGCACCTAAA GAGAAGAAAGGTCGAGCTTCCGCTCCAATGTGGTATATTACTGCCGAAGAACTGAATTCAGTGCCACC GTACATGAAGCAAAGGCTCACTTTGGATAAAATGAATGCTGCAATTGGTGATATGGCAAACTATGCTGAAGCAAATGCACACCTTATCACAGCACCGAGGAAAAAG CTGGCAGATAACAACTTGGACAAGGCTCtg AAACTAAGAGAGATTTCAACAGCAGATTcagtaaaaggaaaatattttttcctaGAGTCAGATATAAAAGGGCCTTCTCTAAAACTTGATAACACAGGAAGAGCACTGTTGACG GTGCTTAGGCATCTCGGGCGGATAACCGAGACTCGAATTGGTCATGACCGTGTCATCATCCTGTTGAGGCCTTGA